A genome region from Salvia splendens isolate huo1 chromosome 19, SspV2, whole genome shotgun sequence includes the following:
- the LOC121779659 gene encoding succinate dehydrogenase subunit 5, mitochondrial-like, protein MEKLMLMRSLSRSILRRSQVFSSSSAAVATNQKLRHLHFSSPSVPASSPNQDFRHPFAKHLGGIRSFSYDISNFPAIEDPQIKRAFKDLMATNWDDLSPAVVHDVKKALSKSTEDKSAQDALRDVFRAAEAVEEFTGIIMSLKMELDDAIGLSGENVRPLPEDYQKAIKTLFSRYTEYLAAFEPKETYLKKKVETELGSKMIYLKMRCGGLEADWGKVTVLGTSGLSGSYVEQRA, encoded by the exons ATGgagaaattgatgttgatgagatccTTGAGCCGGTCAATTTTGCGCAGATCTCAAGTGTTTTcatcctcctccgccgccgtcgCCACCAACCAAAAACTCCGTCACCTCCACTTCTCATCTCCATCGGTCCCCGCCTCCTCTCCAAACCAGG ATTTCCGACATCCTTTTGCAAAACATCTTGGGGGTATTCGCTCTTTCAGTTATGATATTTCCAACTTTCCTGCTATCGAGGACCCACAGATTAAACGTGCATTTAAAGACTTGATGGCTACAAACTGGGATGACCTCTCACCAGCAGTCGTCCATGATGTGAAGAAGGCATTATCCAAGAGTACTGAAGACAAATCTGCCCAGGATGCCCTGAGAGATGTTTTCCGAGCAGCAGAGGCTGTTGAGGAATTTACAGGGATCATCATGTCTCTGAAAATGGAACTGGATGATGCTATTGGACTTAGTGGTGAG AACGTGAGACCACTGCCAGAAGACTATCAGAAGGCAATTAAGACACTCTTCAGCAGATACACTGAGTATTTGGCTGCGTTTGAGCCAAAAGAGACCTATTTGAAGAAGAAAGTTGAGACAGAGTTGGGATCAAAGATGATATACTTGAAAATGAGGTGTGGTGGCCTTGAAGCTGACTGGGGAAAG GTTACAGTCCTCGGGACTTCTGGACTCTCTGGTTCTTATGTTGAGCAACGGGCATAA
- the LOC121779660 gene encoding HVA22-like protein a isoform X1 codes for MRASSAQSFFKLLIENLDIVAGPVVTLVYPLYASIRAIETRSVGDDQQWLTYWVLYSMITLFELTFASLIEWLPFWAYAKLIFTCWLVIPYFKGAASVYNNVVRPYIITRQKKISIWYVPNMKDTFTKPDDIVAAAEGYIRQNGPEAFEKIIQRSKKETMPSMDNFTNNHSLYEDNYKYEDDYRY; via the exons ATGAGGGCCTCTTCAGCTCAAAGCTTCTTCAAATTGCTCATCGAAAATCTCGATATTGTTGCTGG GCCTGTGGTTACATTGGTTTATCCTCT TTATGCTTCAATTAGGGCGATTGAGACAAGATCAGTTGGTGATGATCAGCAATGGCTCACATATTGGGTTCTTTACTCTATGATCACTCTTTTTGAGCTCACCTTTGCGAGCCTTATTGAGTG GCTTCCCTTTTGGGCATATGCGAAGCTGATATTCACCTGCTGGCTGGTCATACCATACTTCAAGGGAGCCGCATCTGTGTACAACAACGTGGTGCGCCCCTACATCATCACGCGCCAGAAGAAAATCAGCATATGGTACGTCCCCAACATGAAGGACACCTTCACCAAGCCCGACGACATTGTCGCCGCAGCTGAGGGATACATCCGACAAAACGGCCCCGAAGCATTCGAGAAGATCATCCAAAGG AGTAAGAAAGAGACGATGCCGAGCATGGACAATTTCACCAATAACCATTCGTTGTATGAAGACAACTACAAATATGAGGATGACTACAGGTACTGA
- the LOC121779660 gene encoding HVA22-like protein a isoform X2 yields the protein MRASSAQSFFKLLIENLDIVAGPVVTLVYPLYASIRAIETRSVGDDQQWLTYWVLYSMITLFELTFASLIEWLPFWAYAKLIFTCWLVIPYFKGAASVYNNVVRPYIITRQKKISIWYVPNMKDTFTKPDDIVAAAEGYIRQNGPEAFEKIIQRFL from the exons ATGAGGGCCTCTTCAGCTCAAAGCTTCTTCAAATTGCTCATCGAAAATCTCGATATTGTTGCTGG GCCTGTGGTTACATTGGTTTATCCTCT TTATGCTTCAATTAGGGCGATTGAGACAAGATCAGTTGGTGATGATCAGCAATGGCTCACATATTGGGTTCTTTACTCTATGATCACTCTTTTTGAGCTCACCTTTGCGAGCCTTATTGAGTG GCTTCCCTTTTGGGCATATGCGAAGCTGATATTCACCTGCTGGCTGGTCATACCATACTTCAAGGGAGCCGCATCTGTGTACAACAACGTGGTGCGCCCCTACATCATCACGCGCCAGAAGAAAATCAGCATATGGTACGTCCCCAACATGAAGGACACCTTCACCAAGCCCGACGACATTGTCGCCGCAGCTGAGGGATACATCCGACAAAACGGCCCCGAAGCATTCGAGAAGATCATCCAAAGG TTTCTCTGA
- the LOC121779657 gene encoding BAG family molecular chaperone regulator 8, chloroplastic-like, with translation MASHHHHHHHHPAAPSCHCHCHCYHQPTYPPCNPPPPPNPHILPISIHPSPSPQIYLNTQESYIQEPSPTAISSLLRRIAALESAFLRRSSPSPSHSLRDVAARSIQLHFRAFLVRRSITLRHLKDLASIKSSLGFLKSRVSHQTHFDYDAVYRKATNLLLKLDDIQGGDPMIRNGKISLSRELYKFLEFIEGACVQRRFVKQNLRSRVSNIENKLGNVESGFSKREKLRGLVERIDRLAEELEDEEEVEIEKPKGELIMRKYSVSANPSSGGGGLVKQRGGVGPKVKKNVTFAENGKVYRVLSRPYLEDGLDDDEDEEELVDDLSREIEEIGVSSKDEVEDGSLSSEGEKEFRHSSTKLDEDERGESSVFSAPLPAKMERRSG, from the exons ATGGCCtctcaccaccaccaccaccaccaccaccccgCCGCCCCCTCCTGCCACTGCCACTGCCACTGCTACCACCAACCCACCTACCCTCCGTGCAACCCCCCTCCGCCTCCAAATCCCCACATCCTCCCCATCTCCATTCACCCCTCTCCCTCCCCCCAAATCTACCTAAACACCCAAGAAAGCTACATTCAAGAACCCAGCCCCACCGCCATTTCCTCCCTCCTCCGCCGCATCGCCGCCCTCGAGTCCGCCTTCCTCCGTCGctcctccccctccccctcccactccCTCCGCGACGTCGCCGCCCGCTCCATCCAGTTGCACTTCAGAGCCTTCCTCGTCCGCAGATCAATTACCCTCCGCCACCTCAAGGATTTGGCATCGATCAAATCCAGCCTCGGATTCCTCAAATCTAGGGTTTCTCACCAGACCCACTTCGATTACGACGCCGTTTACCGTAAAGCTACGAACTTGCTCCTCAAACTCGACGATATTCAG GGTGGTGATCCCATGATCAGAAATGGGAAAATTTCTTTGAGCAGAGAGTTGTATAAATTTTTGGAATTTATTGAAGGGGCTTGTGTGCAGAGGAGGTTTGTGAAGCAGAATTTGAGATCTAGGGTTTCCAATATTGAGAATAAACTAGGCAATGTCGAATCCGGGTTTTCAAAAAGGGAAAAGCTTAGGGGTTTGGTCGAAAGAATTGATAGATTAGCTGAGGAGCTAGAAGATGAGGAGGAGGTGGAGATTGAAAAGCCTAAAGGTGAATTGATCATGAGAAAATATAGTGTTTCTGCGAATCCGAgcagtggtggtggtggtttggTGAAGCAACGCGGTGGGGTTGGGCCGAAGGTGAAGAAAAACGTGACCTTTGCAGAGAATGGGAAGGTTTATCGGGTCTTGAGTAGACCTTATCTAGAGGATGGTTTggatgatgatgaggatgaggaagagCTCGTGGATGATCTTAGTCGGGAGATTGAAGAGATTGGGGTGTCATCGAAGGACGAAGTCGAGGATGGTTCCTTGAGCAGTGAGGGTGAGAAAGAGTTCAGACATTCTTCGACGAAGCTTGATGAGGACGAACGTGGGGAATCCTCTGTGTTCTCTGCGCCATTGCCTGCGAAGATGGAGAGGCGAAGCGGCTGA
- the LOC121779883 gene encoding (R)-specific enoyl-CoA hydratase-like gives MTALHLFDKNPKRIPKTVIAMRRLLLNSVSSLKHYSSSASASNVLKPGDILKQSRIFSIAEVEDYSKLTHDHNPLHFDLECATKAGYKDTPIPGLLVASLFPRIIASHFPGAIYVKQTLEFREPVFVGDDVVGEVQANSIRQLKDKFMVKFATTCRKDGGEVVIGGEATAILPALAVNGVGQG, from the exons ATGACTGCACTCCACCTGTTCGATAAAAACCCCAAGAGAATCCCTAAAACTGTTATAGCGATGAGGCGATTGTTGTTGAACTCTGTTTCTTCTCTGAAGCATTACTCTTCATCAGCATCAGCTTCAAACGTGCTTAAACCCGGTGACATTTTGAAGCAATCCAGAATATTTTCCATAGCCGAAGTCGAGGATTACTCGAAGCTAACACACGATCATAATCCACTCCACTTTGATTTGGAATGCGCCACGAAAGCCGGATACAAAGACACTCCTATCCCGGGATTGCTTGTTGCTTCCCTGTTTCCGAGGATCATCGCTTCCCATTTC CCGGGGGCGATTTACGTGAAGCAAACGCTGGAGTTTAGGGAGCCGGTTTTCGTAGGAGATGATGTTGTTGGTGAAGTGCAGGCAAACAGCATTAGACAGCTCAAAGATAAGTTCAT GGTGAAGTTTGCGACTACTTGCCGGAAAGATGGTGGCGAGGTCGTGATTGGTGGTGAGGCTACGGCAATTCTACCCGCGCTGGCAGTGAATGGAGTCGGCCAGGGGTGA
- the LOC121779881 gene encoding transcription factor bHLH47-like: protein MQPHIAPIVKSKMAVETSTSGDISSKNNGKIRKRIHKSEREKMKRENLNELFLALANSLEVSDQNNGKASMLVAATRTVKDMLDQIERLRKENATLLSESKYVNVETSELKDDNTALEAEIGKLRTEIKSKTKLQLDLNMAPPECHNNEHASHDLDSPFVFPVVQHGTRGQITPSHLATFCSNIQDPPEVGIGQLASTHISLVSKPHARYLTPADKWPSQVLEYQSELGRAVPQGYRNSK, encoded by the exons ATGCAACCCCACATTGCCCCCATAGTTAAGTCTAAAATGGCAGTGGAGACGTCAACGAGTGG TGACATTTCTAGCAAGAACAATGGAAAGATTCGTAAAAGAATTCACAAATCCGAGAGGGAGAAGATGAAACGCGAGAATTTGAACGAGCTGTTTCTTGCTCTAGCAAATTCTTTAG AAGTATCTGATCAGAACAACGGCAAGGCTTCCATGTTGGTTGCAGCCACGCGAACAGTGAAAGACATGCTGGATCAGATTGAACGTCTCAGAAAAGAGAACGCCACCTTGTTGTCCGAATCCAAATAT GTTAATGTTGAGACGAGCGAGCTAAAGGATGATAACACTGCTTTGGAGGCGGAGATTGGTAAACTTCGGACAGAGATCAAATCAAAGACCAAATTACAGCTCGACCTCAACATGGCCCCTCCTGAATGTCATAACAACGAGCATGCATCCCACGATCTTGATAGTCCTTTTGTCTTTCCCGTAGTGCAACACGGTACACGAGGGCAAATAACTCCTTCACATCTTGCCACATTCTGCTCGAACATCCAAGATCCTCCAGAGGTCGGTATTGGACAACTCGCATCCACGCATATTTCTCTAGTGAGCAAACCACACGCTCGATATCTCACTCCAGCCGACAAATGGCCGTCTCAAGTTCTAGAATACCAGTCCGAGTTAGGAAGAGCAGTTCCTCAAGGTTATAGAAACAGCAAATAA
- the LOC121779936 gene encoding uncharacterized protein LOC121779936 isoform X2, translating into MQIGMARGIIKHWWRRSLKIAAVWSICALTFFCLFQMALRKSSARSSRITLSSSAIANAEQRSILYTQLAKELDEKGAVFLKQGQTSQSLSLSDLFTIKDGMLTPVLKVAEPPVRANVLHLNTEFSVPISDAVKSILLPYFGEAIWFQNSSMYHFSMFHASHHITPVPASEKEIEAEALAVKEVSKSICPMHIVLDKVVLTSTGVLLGCWQVVSGTDPVTVRAKLKSALPRAPQKQLYNEAMLHTSFARLLAPPKKLSEEEKKMSDLQVFHELVSRLNRKIAGLKATVSELWYVEEFDLLALALNGNMKIRDFSFGCSEA; encoded by the exons ATGCAAATTGGGATGGCTAGAGGGATAATCAAGCACTGGTGGCGTCGGTCACTGAAGATCGCTGCAGTCTGGTCAATCTGCGCTCTCACATTCTTCTGTTTATTTCAGATGGCTCTACGCAAGTCTTCAGCTCGCTCTAGTCGGATCACACTCTCAA GTTCTGCTATTGCGAATGCGGAGCAACGATCGATACTGTATACACAATTGGCGAAAGAACTGGATGAGAAAGGAGCAGTTTTTCTCAAACAAGGACAGACTTCTCAGTCATTATCCTTATCCGATCTTTTTACTATAAAGGATGGAATGCTGACCCCTGTTCTTAAG GTTGCGGAACCTCCGGTCCGAGCAAATGTATTGCATTTAAATACTGAGTTCTCCGTTCCAATCTC TGATGCCGTAAAGAGCATTCTTTTGCCATACTTTGGAGAAG CAATCTGGTTTCAGAACTCGAGTATGTATCACTTTAGCATGTTCCACGCCTCACATCACATAACTCCTGTCCCTGCCTCAGAAAAGGAG ATAGAAGCTGAGGCTCTTGCCGTAAAGGAAGTTTCAAAGTCGATCTGCCCAATGCATATTGTCCTAGATAAGGTTGTTTTGACCTCGACTGGTGTATTACTAGGTTGTTGGCAG GTGGTCTCTGGTACAGATCCTGTAACAGTTCGTGCTAAACTAAAATCAGCTCTTCCCCGCGCTCCACAAAAACAGCTC TATAACGAGGCAATGCTTCATACTTCTTTTGCACGACTTCTCGCCCCCCCTAAAAAGTTGTCTGAG GAGGAAAAGAAAATGTCAGATCTCCAAGTTTTCCATGAGCTTGTAAGCAGACTTAACCGCAAGATAGCTGGACTGAAG GCCACAGTTTCAGAACTATGGTATGTTGAAGAGTTCGATTTGCTTGCACTCGCCTTGAATGGGAACATGAAGATTCGTGATTTCAGTTTTGGTTGCTCAGAAGCCTAA
- the LOC121779936 gene encoding uncharacterized protein LOC121779936 isoform X1, whose amino-acid sequence MQIGMARGIIKHWWRRSLKIAAVWSICALTFFCLFQMALRKSSARSSRITLSTGSAIANAEQRSILYTQLAKELDEKGAVFLKQGQTSQSLSLSDLFTIKDGMLTPVLKVAEPPVRANVLHLNTEFSVPISDAVKSILLPYFGEAIWFQNSSMYHFSMFHASHHITPVPASEKEIEAEALAVKEVSKSICPMHIVLDKVVLTSTGVLLGCWQVVSGTDPVTVRAKLKSALPRAPQKQLYNEAMLHTSFARLLAPPKKLSEEEKKMSDLQVFHELVSRLNRKIAGLKATVSELWYVEEFDLLALALNGNMKIRDFSFGCSEA is encoded by the exons ATGCAAATTGGGATGGCTAGAGGGATAATCAAGCACTGGTGGCGTCGGTCACTGAAGATCGCTGCAGTCTGGTCAATCTGCGCTCTCACATTCTTCTGTTTATTTCAGATGGCTCTACGCAAGTCTTCAGCTCGCTCTAGTCGGATCACACTCTCAA CAGGTTCTGCTATTGCGAATGCGGAGCAACGATCGATACTGTATACACAATTGGCGAAAGAACTGGATGAGAAAGGAGCAGTTTTTCTCAAACAAGGACAGACTTCTCAGTCATTATCCTTATCCGATCTTTTTACTATAAAGGATGGAATGCTGACCCCTGTTCTTAAG GTTGCGGAACCTCCGGTCCGAGCAAATGTATTGCATTTAAATACTGAGTTCTCCGTTCCAATCTC TGATGCCGTAAAGAGCATTCTTTTGCCATACTTTGGAGAAG CAATCTGGTTTCAGAACTCGAGTATGTATCACTTTAGCATGTTCCACGCCTCACATCACATAACTCCTGTCCCTGCCTCAGAAAAGGAG ATAGAAGCTGAGGCTCTTGCCGTAAAGGAAGTTTCAAAGTCGATCTGCCCAATGCATATTGTCCTAGATAAGGTTGTTTTGACCTCGACTGGTGTATTACTAGGTTGTTGGCAG GTGGTCTCTGGTACAGATCCTGTAACAGTTCGTGCTAAACTAAAATCAGCTCTTCCCCGCGCTCCACAAAAACAGCTC TATAACGAGGCAATGCTTCATACTTCTTTTGCACGACTTCTCGCCCCCCCTAAAAAGTTGTCTGAG GAGGAAAAGAAAATGTCAGATCTCCAAGTTTTCCATGAGCTTGTAAGCAGACTTAACCGCAAGATAGCTGGACTGAAG GCCACAGTTTCAGAACTATGGTATGTTGAAGAGTTCGATTTGCTTGCACTCGCCTTGAATGGGAACATGAAGATTCGTGATTTCAGTTTTGGTTGCTCAGAAGCCTAA